A single region of the Anas platyrhynchos isolate ZD024472 breed Pekin duck chromosome 6, IASCAAS_PekinDuck_T2T, whole genome shotgun sequence genome encodes:
- the MKI67 gene encoding proliferation marker protein Ki-67 isoform X2, translated as MPLFGKIIVIKRNGTDGIHFPLTASSCLFGRRTECDIRIQLPQVSKEHCKIEVNENEEAILTNLSTVNPTQLNGSCFQQPVPLKHGDVLTIIDRSFRFEYPLQSTPRKRRSRSPKDETRQVAEVELLHKQTSGSKRSSDHSECKEQNADENKQSTEENMSKALPVKLQTPKSSYKIKQSTRKQTEMSPFSKLYETLKHEIKVKKTLQGGNVPEKAGKEGGKGALQEPSAQIASSCDHVSPTEEKEIGISENNEEYKMKQEVISSELNQISMVGSATKKCFTRSPRTSVSKEMTKSIRRRSNLQDHKEESTPGKSKGTEVPAKTPKPSKENDRNAVCLLQPCSIERLGYADEVKIYNSAITAEKIAQTTNMTNVSEVDKHVMSTPTPRRKSPRSCFMSPTNEATGVDSVNIGTPTARGDVLLEHKSFSEISAEIQREDSVCRNDSLQQQPLAENKCINQRRNSKQHTPRKSGKVEVLKEICDQTNVDSKKRDSESPASNSKSPRRNVRQSKEFVNKSIHSETPTSGEITSELASPASQKSGSGRKRGRPRTSELRTEKALETNAVEEHDNKTVDRQDSGTQQDLATNGCNQKSDLEDTSVLRPRRSSSKRSLGSASVLEGNEAVAEMNVSDLLAEEESGNTKTVSQKRKSGDLLPQPLGKRKRVSFGGHLSPELFDKSLPPNSPLKRGAIPARLSLPFGGSPRAVLKKAQGLKHFAVQELSVCLQKEKMSPEKLPAQTPPAASSPDSGKATPQLPTGSPAPYTKGRFSVSHITTPSPIAEEQNGVAKDMNTGEKNGALEKTPKSNGVSQDDKTSMATPNNLTRSSRRSMKKTPMKRRSGAVAVISSKRRSGASTANLLVAKSWAEVVKLGVARPQVKAVKKRAPKRRPMKKTTQSPKTPERKIKGHFSTGHAESPATIVVGRAHSTTGRIAGQVPKVVKNPISKQNLNMDESFTGLAEMFKTPENTSGKTSPSSTVRDSDLTPLCTTMDISELRTPEESGEMMVSPLNTPDSSGEILDCHDISDLMREKESPKSIFEIMSSRIPERRIAMLEEDLDVDSVSVSAEKQASRVKLASKRKTPDQKLESVKVVSGIKQLLETPKKKPEPVEVLSGIKQLMKTPQQKPEPAEVLSGIKQLMETPKQKPEPAEVHSGIKQLRKTPKQKPEPAEVPSGIKQLRKTPKQKPEPAEVLSGIKQLMKTPKEKPEPAEVLSGIKQLMETPKQKPEPAEVLSGIKQLRKTPKQKPEPAEVLSGIKQLMKTPKQKPEPVEALSGIKQLMKTPKQKPEPAEVLTGIKQLMKTPKQKPETVEALSGIKQLMKTPKQKPEPAEVLSGIKQLMKTPKQKPETVEALSGIKQLMKTPKQKPEPAEVLSGIKQLMKTPKQKPEPVEVLSGIKQLMKTPKQKPEPAEVLSGIKQLMKTPKQKPEPVEVLSGIKQLMKTPKQKPEPVEVLSGIRQLMKTPKQKPEPVEPTDFLSGIKQLTRTPQQKLEPTTDENALQKLPETPVQNKEVVKDVTGVNLIQKNPKLKHQPVEDMVGVSRIFRTPKEKVEPIENMFGISRLVQTPREKYHPVDDFVGLERLMAEPRQKNPDSEVDYVGVKEMFDASEETKVRSENVMDPKQEDAVTACTNGSREYGGNKTVLEDKGNTSQDKDSQQKLSTSEDHSTQRLTRGRPRKTVHPPSTKQCEKDLNSKELQGLEKKSIQEEMGEISTSTSVAKNTGRGRRTNLCMEKEIVSKHPVEKTVETVSLVETQVDTRRPRRGKTKEPKELKHPSEDLESSEKDSSVLQKDPANRKQALQEYDISSTSVTEDDQSRKTEGVSSSTQDENHQLQTDLKKSENASDKGSVEDREEILLLHQKRSRGMKKIENTEALLPPKRQRRARNEQVEQAPSEELDGTTRKLRKHQSAKLLQGDEQTSETAPTEASGNRTELEVKVTEKRGKSSRNARKQPTEVKPDMCGMALENTQNVQKAKETSNETITETKSPTKNERKVSLGDEAENAQENPTKASQRLKSESPSGETDKMPVTVLNLEFKQEANRTRSRRGKKDSSEKKADEFAQDVNSLDLMLKCKSETEESSPKESSASSCVKQAHQVMKDQNNTADTLVTALNSDGIAHRHQKQTRNEQEANEPKQTEILQENGTPNNRITRRRLRGRRVNFKLEEASSEALGEERNLPGNEEGMACKHDQREASENPLEVRRSRRRQADSIPQAACSTFTKKETLIKDHSKDETSTKDQDPALEAIPSSTEEVPLRGRRRREVAVASQTVSSLSIREKRGLLEGDDKKMTVKEDQNPALGDSTLQAKANASARDKRKEIDLAAEAKSSASLRRKRGLSETDDKEESTNEEEKVLLESVSCAKAKPLGRGRRKETPPVSHTTNSISLRRKRGLPADNGKEEALKDQNVPLGAVVSSLKDQPKRGRRNEAAILLEATSSTPARGKRNLSKESSRNNNHRKAKQMISEKPSSEEKIDLSKGYSGKKCSITSLAVSSSSLQGLPEDGKNETPKEQQGILLEVTQSGKENPSKAGRRKIVPSKSEETSSTFLREKLVLPEDRGQNGILKEGEGTALENNSSQEKQRQLRNKRKNVQFKPEAATSLRDNGNLPENGNISEMQCLIPTGSEESNQSGKGKEVNPTQQTTSTSRRRKCLLPADDVPPKKSKSENDENGSPKKGKRNKTEEKLEGNVKTTQTAGGTNRTTRSSTRASARTRK; from the exons ATGCCGCTCTTCgggaaaataattgtaattaaaCGCAATGGGACCGATGGAATTCACTTCCCACTCACTGCAAGTTCTTGTTTATTTGGAAG GAGAACAGAATGTGACATCCGCATCCAGTTGCCTCAGGTCTCAAAAGAACATTGTAAAattgaagtaaatgaaaacGAGGAG gcaATCTTGACAAATTTAAGTACAGTAAATCCTACGCAGCTGAACGGTAGCTGTTTTCAGCAACCTGTACCTCTGAAGCACGGAGATGTGTTAACTATTATTGATCGTTCTTTCAG GTTTGAATATCCTCTCCAATCAACTCCAAGAAAAAGGCGTTCCAGATCTCCAAAAGATGAAACGCGGCAG GTGGCAGAAGTGGAGTTATTACATAAGCAAACGTCAGGATCTAAAAGATCTTCAG ATCATTCTGAGtgcaaagaacaaaatgctgatgaaaataaacaaagtacAGAGGAAAATATGTCCAAAGCCTTACCAGTTAAGCTACAAACACCTAAATCTTCATATAAGATAAAACAATCTACtagaaagcaaactgaaatgtcTCCCTTTAGTAAACTCTATGAAACGCTGAAACATGagattaaagtgaaaaaaactcTGCAAGGAGGAAATGTACctgaaaaagctggaaaagaagGTGGTAAGGGTGCCCTGCAGGAACCAAGTGCTCAAATCGCATCAAGTTGTGATCATGTAAGCcctactgaagaaaaagaaattggcataagtgaaaataatgaagaatataaaatgaaacaagaagtaATTAGTTCAGAACTTAATCAAATCTCAATGGTAGGAAGTGCTACCAAGAAATGTTTTACCAGAAGTCCGCGAACTTCTGTTTCAAAGGAGATGACAAAAAGTATTCGCAGGAGAAGTAACTTGCAAGATCATAAGGAAGAAAGTACACCAGGTAAATCTAAAGGCACTGAAGTTCCAGCCAAAACACCCAAACCCAGTAAGGAGAATGACAGAAATGCAGTATGTctgctgcagccatgctccATAGAACGCTTGGGTTATGCAGATGAGGTGAAAATCTACAACTCTGCaataacagcagagaaaatagcACAGACAACAAACATGACAAACGTTTCTGAAGTAGACAAACATGTTATGTCTACACCAACCCCCAGAAGGAAGAGTCCTCGATCTTGTTTCATGTCACCTACCAACGAAGCTACTGGGGTGGATTCTGTAAATATTGGTACTCCGACAGCTCGAGGAGATGTGTTGTTGGAACACAAgtctttttcagaaatttcagctgaaattcaaAGGGAAGATTCAGTGTGCAGAAATGATAGCCTCCAACAACagcctttggcagaaaataaatgcataaaccaGAGACGAAATAGTAAACAACATACACCAAGAAAATCGGGGAAAGTAGAAGTGCTGAAAGAAATCTGTGATCAGACAAATGTAGATTCAAAAAAGAGAGATTCTGAGTCTCCTGCTTCTAATTCCAAGAGTCCCAGAAGAAATGTCAGACAAAGTAAAGaatttgtaaacaaaagcaTCCATTCAGAGACACCAACTTCAGGAGAGATAACATCAGAACTGGCATCTCCTGCTAGTCAGAAATCTGgctctggaagaaaaaggggTAGGCCGAGGACCTCTGAACTGCGAACTGAGAAAGCACTGGAGACAAATGCAGTTGAAGAACACGACAATAAGACTGTAGACAGACAGGACAGTGGAACTCAACAAGATCTGGCCACCAATGGGTGTAATCAGAAATCAGATTTGGAAGATACTAGTGTTCTAAGACCTCGGAGATCATCATCAAAAAGGTCTTTGGGAAGTGCTAGTGTACTGGAAGGCAATGAGGCTGTTGCAGAAATGAATGTTTCTGACCTGTTGGCTGAAGAAGAATCAG gtAACACAAAAACAGTATCTCAGAAGAGGAAGAGCGGTGATCTGTTACCTCAGCCTTTAGGCAAGAGAAAAAGAGTGTCTTTTGGTGGTCATCTAAGTCCGGAACTCTTTGACAAAAGTTTGCCTCCCAACTCACCCCTTAAACGAGGTGCGATTCCTGCAAGGCTGAGCTTACCGTTTGGAGGCTCCCCACGCGCAGTGCTGAAAAAGGCTCAGGGGCTGAAGCACTTTGCAGTCCAG gaactttctgtatgtttgcaaaaagaaaaaatgtcaccaGAAAAATTGCCAGCCCAGACGCCCCCAGCTGCCTCTTCCCCTGACTCTGGAAAAGCAACACCGCAGCTTCCTACAGGCTCTCCAGCACCTTACACAAAAGGGCGTTTCTCTGTTTCGCACATCACAACACCATCACCAATTGCAGAAGAGCAGAACGGTGTTGCAAAAGATATGAATACAGGGGAGAAAAATGGTGCCCTAGAGAAAACACCTAAATCTAATGGTGTTAGCCAAGATGATAAAACCTCAATGGCAACACCTAACAACTTAACAAGAAGTTCACGACGTAGTATGAAGAAGACTCCCATGAAGAGGAGGAGTGGTGCTGTAGCAGTTATCAGTTCAAAAAGAAGAAGCGGTGCCTCTACTGCCAACTTACTAG TTGCGAAATCTTGGGCAGAAGTGGTAAAATTGGGTGTTGCAAGACCACAGGTAAAGGCCGTTAAAAAACGTGCCCCAAAACGAAGACCAATGAAGAAGACAACACAGTCACCAaag actccagaaagaaaaataaaaggtcattttagCACAGGTCATGCAGAATCTCCTGCTACAATAGTTGTAGGCAGAGCGCACTCTACCACTGGTAGAATAGCTGGACAGGTCCCTAAAGTGGTGAAAAATCCAATCTCgaaacaaaacttgaatatggatgaaagcttcacag ggctggctgagatgtttaaaactccagaaaatacgAGTGGAAAAACATCACCTTCAAGCACTGTTCGTGACAGTGATCTTACACCACTGTGCACCACAATGGACATTTCTGAACTGCGtactcctgaagaatctg gagagatgatggtgtcaccattaaatactccagattcttcaggagagaTACTGGATTGTCATGACATCTCAGATTTGATGAGAGAGAAGGAATCTCCAAagtctatatttgaaataatgtccTCCAGAATTCCAGAAAGAAGAATAGCTATGCTGGAAGAAGATCTTGATGTGGATAGCGTGTCAGTAAGTGCAGAGAAACAAGCCTCTCGGGTGAAATTGGCAAGTAAAAGGAAAACTCCAGATCAGAAGTTGGAGTCAGTCAAGGTTGTATCAGGCATCAAGCAGCTTTTAGAAACCCCAAAGAAGAAGCCAGAACCTGTAGAGGTCCTGTCGGGCATCAAGCAGCTCATGAAGACCCCGCAGCAGAAACCAGAGCCAGCTGAGGTCTTGTCGGGAATCAAGCAGctcatggagaccccaaaacagaaGCCAGAGCCAGCTGAGGTCCACTCGGGCATCAAGCAGCTCAGGAAGACCCCGAAGCAGAAACCAGAGCCAGCTGAGGTCCCTTCTGGCATCAAGCAGCTCAGGAAGACCCCGAAGCAGAAGCCAGAGCCAGCTGAGGTCCTGTCAGGTATCAAACAGCTCATGAAGACCCCGAAGGAGAAACCAGAGCCAGCTGAGGTCCTGTCGGGCATCAAGCAGCTCATGGAGACCCCGAAGCAGAAACCAGAGCCAGCTGAGGTCCTTTCTGGCATCAAGCAGCTCAGGAAGACCCCGAAGCAGAAACCAGAGCCAGCTGAGGTACTGTCAGGTATCAAACAGCTCATGAAGACCCCGAAGCAGAAACCAGAACCTGTAGAGGCCTTGTCAGGCATCAAGCAGCTCATGAAGACCCCGAAGCAGAAACCAGAGCCAGCTGAGGTCCTGACAGGTATCAAACAGCTCATGAAGACCCCAAAGCAGAAACCAGAGACTGTAGAGGCCTTGTCAGGCATCAAGCAGCTCATGAAGACCCCAAAGCAGAAACCAGAGCCAGCTGAGGTCCTGTCAGGTATCAAACAGCTCATGAAGACCCCGAAGCAGAAACCAGAGACTGTAGAGGCCTTGTCAGGCATCAAGCAGCTcatgaagaccccaaaacaGAAACCAGAGCCAGCTGAGGTCCTTTCTGGCATCAAGCAGCTCATGAAGACACCCAAGCAGAAACCAGAGCCAGTTGAGGTCCTGTCGGGCATCAAGCAGCTCATGAAGACCCCGAAGCAGAAACCAGAGCCAGCTGAGGTCCTTTCTGGCATCAAGCAGCTCATGAAGACACCCAAGCAGAAACCAGAGCCAGTTGAGGTCCTGTCGGGCATCAAGCAGCTCATGAAGACCCCGAAGCAGAAACCAGAGCCAGTTGAGGTCCTTTCTGGCATCAGGCAGCTCATGAAGACCCCCAAGCAGAAACCAGAGCCTGTAGAGCCTACTGATTTCCTGTCAGGCATCAAGCAGCTCACAAGGACCCCACAGCAAAAATTGGAACCTACTACAGATGAAAATGCCTTGCAGAAATTGCCAGAGACTCCAGTACAAAACAAGGAGGTAGTAAAAGATGTGACAGGAGTTAATTTAATCCAGAAAAATCCGAAATTGAAACATCAGCCGGTAGAAGACATGGTTGGAGTCAGCCGTATTTTCAGAACTCCAAAGGAAAAAGTGGAACCCATAGAAAATATGTTTGGGATTAGTAGATTAGTGCAAACTCCAAGAGAGAAATATCATCCAGTTGATGACTTTGTGGGTCTGGAGAGGCTTATGGCAGAACCCAGACAGAAAAATCCTGATTCTGAAGTGGACTATGTTGGAGTTAAGGAAATGTTTGATGCAtcagaggaaacaaag gtcaggtcagaaaatgttatggatcctaagcaggaagatgctgtaaCTGCTTGTACTAATGGCAGTCGTGAGTATG GggggaataaaactgttttagaagacaaaggaaatacttCACAAGATAAAGATTCTCAACAAAAGTTGTCAACTAGTGAAGACCACTCTACCCAGAGACTAACAAGGGGCAGACCAAGGAAGACTGTACATCCACCTTCAACAAAGCAGTgtgaaaaggatttaaattcaaaagaattgcaaggtctggagaaaaagagcatcCAAGAAGAGATGGGAGAGATCAGTACTTCAACTTCAGTAGCTAAGAATACAGGACgaggaaggagaacaaatctttgcatggaaaaagaaattgtttcaaagcaTCCTGTTGAGAAAACAGTTGAAACTGTTTCACTTGTGGAAACGCAGGTTGATACTCGAAGACCAAGAAGAGGTAAAACTAAGGAACCTAAGGAGTTAAAACATCCTAGTGAGGATCTTGagtcttctgaaaaagattCTTCAGTGCTACAAAAAGATCCTGCAAATAGGAAACAGGCTTTGCAGGAGTATGATATCAGTAGCACATCTGTAACTGAAGATGatcaaagcagaaagacagaaggcgTATCTAGTAGCACTCAGGATGAAAATCACCAActgcaaacagatttaaaaaaatctgaaaacgcATCTGACAAAGGTAGTgtagaagacagagaagaaattcttctattGCATCAGAAGAGGTctagaggaatgaaaaaaatagaaaacacagaagcactgcttccacccaaaagacaaagaagagctaGGAATGAACAGGTTGAACAAGCTCCTTCAGAGGAACTTGATGGGACGACAAGGAAACTTCGTAAACACCAATCAGCAAAATTACTACAAGGTGATGAGCAGACTTCTGAGACTGCCCCCACAGAAGCAtctggaaacagaactgaacttgaagtaaaggtaacagaaaaaagaggtaagtcttcaagaaatgctagaaaacaaccaacagaagtaaaaccagaCATGTGCGGGATGGCacttgaaaatacacagaatgttCAGAAAGCCAAGGAGACTTCAAATGAAACCATTACCGAAACAAAATCACCCaccaaaaatgagaggaaagtaTCTCTGGGAGATGAAGCGGAAAATGCTCAGGAAAATCCTACAAAGGCATCTCAAAGATTAAAGTCAGAATCACCTTCTGGAGAGACAGATAAAATGCCAGTAACTGTTCTCAACTTGGAATtcaaacaagaagcaaacagaactagaagcaggagagggaaaaaagactcTTCAGAGAAGAAGGCTGATGAATTTGCCCAGGATGTAAACAGCCTAGATCTTATGCTTAAATGTAAGTCAGAAACAGAGGAATCTTCTCCCAAAGAGTCTTCAGCCTCTAGTTGTGTCAAGCAGGCACACCAAGTAATGAAAGACCAGAACAACACAGCTGACACATTGGTAACTGCTCTAAACAGTGATGGCATTGCTCATAGACAtcaaaagcagacaagaaatgagcaggaagcaaatgaaccaaagcaaactgaaatcctGCAAGAGAATGGAACACCAAATAATAGAATTACACGTAGAAGACTTAGAGGAAGAAGAGTTAATTTTAAACTTGAAGAAGCCAGTTCCGAAGCtctaggagaagaaaggaatttACCTGGGAATGAGGAAGGAATGGCTTGCAAACATGATCAACGTGAGGCTTCAGAAAATCCTTTAGAAGtaaggaggagcagaagaaggCAAGCTGATTCCATTCCACAAGCAGCTTGTTCTACCTTTACGAAAAAAGAAACCTTAATTAAAGATCATAGTAAAGATGAGACTTCTACAAAAGATCAAGATCCAGCTTTGGAAGCTATTCCCTCTTCAACAGAAGAAGTTCCGCTGAGAGGACGAAGGCGGCGAGAGGTTGCTGTAGCATCACAAACGGTGAGTTCTCTTTCTATCAGAGAAAAACGTGGCTTGCTAGAAGGTGATGATAAAAAGATGACTGTGAAAGAAGATCAAAATCCAGCATTGGGAGATAGCACTTTgcaggcaaaagcaaatgcatcagcaagggacaaaagaaaagagattgatctagcagcagaggcaaaaagTTCAGCTTCTCTCCGGAGAAAACGTGGCTTGTCAGAAACTGATGACAAAGAGGAGAGTactaatgaagaagaaaaggtgcTTTTGGAATCGGTGTcctgtgcaaaagcaaagccattaggaaggggcagaaggaaagaaactcctcCAGTGTCACACACAACTAATTCCATTTCTCTTAGAAGAAAACGTGGTTTGCCAGCAGATAATGGTAAAGAAGAGGCTCTTAAAGATCAAAATGTTCCGTTAGGAGCAGTTGTTTCAAGTCTAAAAGATCAaccaaaaagaggcagaaggaatgAAGCTGCCATCTTGTTAGAAGCCACAAGTTCTACTCCTGCTCGGGGAAAACGTAACTtatcaaaagaaagtagcagaaataataatcataggaaagctaaacaaatgatttctgaaaaaccCTCTTCCGAAGAAAAAATTGACCTTTCAAAAGGGTACTCAGGGAAAAAGTGTAGTATCACTTCACTGGCTGTTAGTTCTAGTTCACTTCAAGGTTTGCCAGAAGATGGTAAGAATGAAACTCCCAAAGAGCAACAGGGTATACTTTTGGAAGTAACccaatcaggaaaagaaaatccatcgaaggcaggcagaaggaaaatagttcCTTCCAAATCTGAAGAAACTAGTTCAACCTTTCTCAGGGAAAAGCTTGTCTTGCCTGAAGACAGAGGTCAAAACGGAATCCTTAAGGAAGGTGAAggtacagctctggaaaataactcatcccaggaaaaacaaaggcaactgagaaataagaggaaaaatgtacaaTTCAAACCAGAGGCAGCTACTTCTCTTCGTGATAATGGCAACTTGCCTGAAAACGGCAACATTTcggaaatgcagtgtttgataCCCACTGGTTCTGAAGAAAGTAAtcagtctggaaaaggaaaagaggttaaCCCTACCCAACAGACAACTTCCACTTCtcgcagaagaaaatgtctgttgcCAGCAGATGATGTACCacctaaaaaatcaaaatcag AGAATGATGAAAACGGATCacccaaaaaagggaaaagaaacaaaactgaagaaaaacttgaaggCAATGTGAAGACAACTCAGACTGCTGGAGGGACGAACAGGACAACAAGATCaagcacaagagcaagtgcaagaacaagaaaatag